In Crocosphaera sp. UHCC 0190, a genomic segment contains:
- a CDS encoding glycosyltransferase family 39 protein, with product MLKLQSSKQWVSQVSQVNDWVLLCLWVFLGSILRFANLTAKPPWTDEFATMVFSLGNNFTSVPLNQVISLDTLLQPLSLNPDANIGDVVSLLLREDNHPPLYFVLVHLWVKLFPSSGEYVDVWVMRSLPALLGVLSIPAVYFLAKIAFRSRLIAQISAALMAVSSYGIFLAQEARHYTLAILFVIFSLSCLVVSLRHLYQQTLIPLWLVFSWILINSLGLSVHYFFCLTLVAEAITLGILSYFKFQQNVSASLQRNLIRILLVIVGTTTTGLIWMFVVIPQGYGNNMITWIHPLSHILYAISPPFQLLAVWVPMISLLPVESDSIPIVILSGLILLLFFIWFIPYINRGIKTGMQLNQFRLPLLILMTFIGGVISLFLIITYVIGQDLTRAARYSFTYFPAVMVLVGASLGILWNEVKPENIILQQQKTLNPLILLRKLYDKLNSNGKLACTAVWVMGFLGAITVMVNLGYQKYYRPEQFISVIKETASQPVLIATTHKSLVQTGEMMGIGLELHRQSELENISFLLIHQEQDNSPETTDKLQQTVEKLSHPLEVWTVNFIAPIDLKNCTVDVKNHPYIDGYGYKRYICN from the coding sequence GTGTTAAAACTTCAGTCGTCTAAACAGTGGGTGAGTCAGGTATCTCAAGTCAATGACTGGGTACTTTTGTGTTTATGGGTGTTTCTTGGTAGTATTCTCCGCTTTGCAAATTTGACAGCTAAACCCCCTTGGACAGATGAATTTGCCACCATGGTATTTAGCTTAGGGAACAATTTTACCTCCGTTCCTCTGAATCAGGTTATTTCATTAGATACCCTTTTGCAACCACTTAGTTTGAACCCTGACGCAAATATCGGGGATGTTGTTTCTTTATTATTACGAGAAGATAATCATCCGCCTCTTTATTTTGTTTTGGTTCATTTATGGGTGAAATTGTTTCCTTCTTCCGGGGAGTATGTTGATGTTTGGGTCATGCGATCGCTGCCTGCTTTATTGGGAGTTTTATCGATTCCTGCTGTTTATTTTCTAGCAAAAATCGCTTTTCGTTCTCGTCTCATTGCCCAAATTAGTGCGGCTTTAATGGCGGTTTCTTCCTATGGTATTTTCTTGGCCCAAGAAGCGCGTCATTACACCTTAGCTATTTTGTTTGTCATTTTTTCTTTAAGCTGTTTAGTTGTCTCTTTGAGACATCTTTATCAGCAAACATTAATCCCATTATGGTTGGTTTTTTCTTGGATTTTGATCAATAGTTTGGGTTTATCAGTTCATTACTTTTTTTGTTTAACCCTGGTGGCAGAAGCCATTACATTAGGGATTTTAAGTTATTTCAAATTTCAACAAAATGTATCTGCTTCATTACAACGTAATTTAATCCGTATTCTCTTGGTAATTGTGGGAACGACTACCACCGGTTTAATCTGGATGTTTGTGGTAATTCCCCAAGGATACGGTAATAATATGATTACTTGGATTCATCCTTTAAGTCATATTTTATACGCCATTAGTCCCCCATTCCAATTGTTAGCGGTATGGGTTCCGATGATTTCTTTGTTACCTGTAGAATCGGATTCTATTCCCATTGTTATTCTGTCTGGTTTAATCTTACTGTTGTTTTTTATTTGGTTTATTCCTTATATCAACAGAGGAATTAAAACAGGAATGCAGTTAAATCAATTTCGCTTACCTTTGCTGATTTTGATGACATTTATTGGGGGTGTAATTAGTTTATTTCTCATCATTACTTATGTCATCGGACAAGATTTAACTCGTGCTGCTCGCTATAGTTTTACTTACTTCCCTGCTGTTATGGTTTTAGTTGGGGCAAGTTTAGGGATTTTGTGGAATGAAGTTAAACCGGAAAATATCATTTTACAACAGCAAAAAACATTAAATCCCCTAATTTTACTCCGCAAACTTTATGACAAATTAAACTCTAATGGGAAGTTAGCTTGTACGGCTGTTTGGGTAATGGGATTTTTAGGGGCAATTACAGTTATGGTTAATTTGGGTTATCAAAAATATTATCGCCCAGAACAATTTATTTCTGTGATTAAAGAAACCGCATCTCAACCTGTTTTAATCGCTACGACTCATAAAAGTTTAGTCCAAACCGGAGAAATGATGGGTATAGGTTTAGAATTACATCGACAATCTGAATTAGAAAATATTTCATTTTTGTTAATTCATCAAGAGCAAGATAATTCCCCTGAAACAACAGATAAACTACAACAAACCGTAGAAAAGCTGTCTCATCCCCTAGAAGTTTGGACAGTTAATTTTATAGCACCTATTGACTTGAAAAATTGTACTGTTGATGTCAAAAACCATCCTTATATTGATGGTTACGGATATAAAAGATATATTTGTAATTGA
- a CDS encoding 2Fe-2S iron-sulfur cluster-binding protein: protein MSNIYTVEIHHEGETYTIEVPDDKTVLTAAQEANIDLPFSCSAGVCTTCAAQLLEGEVDQSEGMGLSPELQGEGYALLCVSYPRSNLKVETKKEDMVYNRQFPQP from the coding sequence ATGTCAAATATTTATACTGTTGAAATTCATCACGAAGGGGAAACCTACACCATTGAAGTTCCCGACGATAAAACGGTGCTTACTGCTGCCCAAGAGGCTAACATTGACTTGCCCTTTTCTTGTAGTGCGGGAGTTTGTACCACTTGCGCCGCACAATTGTTAGAGGGAGAGGTTGATCAAAGTGAAGGGATGGGGTTATCTCCTGAGTTACAAGGAGAAGGTTATGCCCTATTATGTGTCTCCTATCCTCGTTCTAACCTAAAAGTGGAAACGAAAAAAGAAGACATGGTTTATAATCGACAGTTTCCCCAACCTTAA
- a CDS encoding RidA family protein, which produces MSKTVIRTENAPAPVGPYNQAIAVQGQLLFIAGQIPLDPQTSQIVGSEDITQQTQQVMKNIGAILEAAGTTWENVIKTTVFLKNLAHFVPMNQVYAQYFDEATAPARACVEVSRLPKDVLVEIECIAVIK; this is translated from the coding sequence ATGAGTAAAACAGTTATCCGTACAGAAAATGCACCGGCCCCTGTTGGCCCCTATAATCAAGCGATCGCCGTCCAGGGACAACTCTTATTTATTGCTGGCCAAATTCCCTTAGATCCCCAAACATCACAAATTGTTGGATCGGAAGACATTACGCAACAAACCCAACAAGTTATGAAAAATATCGGAGCCATTTTAGAAGCCGCAGGCACGACTTGGGAAAATGTGATCAAAACAACGGTTTTTCTGAAAAATTTAGCGCATTTTGTCCCAATGAATCAAGTTTATGCCCAATATTTTGACGAAGCAACTGCCCCGGCTCGTGCTTGCGTTGAAGTTTCCCGCTTACCCAAAGATGTGTTAGTAGAAATTGAATGTATTGCTGTGATTAAATAA